The genome window TTCGGCTGATTTCCCGGGTTCCAAGACGGACGTTGATTATTCGGCCAACTGCCGTTTTTCGTCTGATTCTTTTTCTTAATGGATGAAATTACGGAAATAAAAGTCACAAACATCCAAATCACAAATATCAGTCCGCTGCTGCCGCTTAACATAATCCGCATTTTCGTTCCCCCTTTCTGGTTTTACTCCGGTTCAGACAGGCGGATATGTTTTAATTATTCTCCTTGCTGATGGCTTCCCGCATTGAGGTGTCGGCCTTCATATTCTGCATCCGGTAATAATCCATAATACCTAAATTGCCGCTGCGGAAAGCTTCCGCCATTGCTTTCGGCACTTCGGCCTCGGCCTCGACTACCTTGGCCTTCATTTCTTCAACCAGCGCCTTCATTTCCTGCTCCTGTGCGATCGCCTTGGCCCGTCTTTCTTCGGCTCTGGCCTGAGCGATTTGCTTATCGGCTTCGGCCTGCTCAATTTGCAGTCTGGCACCGATATTTCTGCCCAAATCAATGTCGGCAATATCAATCGATAAAATCTCAAACGCCGTTCCCGAATCCAAGCCCTTGCTTAAAACCCGCTCGGAAATGGAATCCGGATTTTCCAAAACCTCTTTGTGGCTGTTACTGGAGCCAACCGTGGTAACAATTCCTTCGCCGACCCGGGCAATGACCGTTTCCTCGCCGGCACCGCCGACCAGACGTTCCAGATTAGCCCGCACGGTGACCCGGGCAATAGCCTTAACTTCAATACCATCCTTGGCAACCGCTACTACCGGCGGCGTTTCAATAATTTTTGGTTTAACGCTCATTCTGACGGCTTCCAGCACGTCACGACCGGCCAAGTCAATCGCCGCCGCCCGTTCAAAACTGAGCGACAAATTTGCCCGATGCGCCGCAATCAAAGCGTCAACCACCCGGCCAACCTTACCGCCGGCCAAAAAGTGCGACTCTAATTGGTCAATATTGACCGGAATATTAGCTTTCGTCGCCCGAATCAGCGGCAGAACGATAACCGCCGGTTTTACCCGCCGCAGGCGCATTCCGATCAAAGTGAAAATACCGACTCTGGCGTTGGACGCAACCGCAGAAATCCACAGTCCGACCGGCACAAAGCTGAAAAATACCGCCAAAACGATAACCAGCAGTGCAATCAAAAGCAAGCTGCCAATCATGCCGGGCATCCCATCAATCATAACCATTACTAATTCTTTCATGCTAAATCCTCCCTACAAAAATACGATTATTTTCCACTGCCGCTACTTCAACCGTTTCATTAGTGGCGATAAACTCGCCCTTCGTCAAAACATCATAGCGCTCTCCCTCCAGCTCAATCGTGCCTGATGGCCGCAGCGGCGTAACAGATCTTCCCCGTTTGCCGATCAGCCTTTGATAATCCGGCAAAATATCCTCGTTCAGATTATTCTTCAAGGCAATTTTGGAACTGCCGATAAAATGATAGCCCAAAATTAAAAAAAGAACGGAGATGACCAGCATAATGGCAAAATACAGCAGCCCCTGTGCAAAGTTCTGCGCCATCATAATAATGCCGACTGTCATTGCCAAAAAGCCAACACCGCCCGCCACGCCGAAGCTGGGAATAAAAATCTCAGCAACCATGCATAAAATGCCGATTACCAAGACAATAATGCCTAACAGCTGAAATCCCCCCATACCAAACTCCCTCCTTTCGGATCAGCCTTTTGTGTTCCGGACTCTAACACCGCAGTGCTAAAGCAGCATCTTAGTTGTTCTTCTCCTTTAGTATAAGATATCTTGTATAAATTTTCAAGGAAAAGTCACGCCTCCTCTTCCGTTTTAATCCAATTCTTAACTTTCTCATCTTCCTTTAAGCCGGCTGACCGGCACTGATTGCAGACGCAAAATAAAGATAGGCTGCAAAACTGCAGCCCTCGGTTAAAGCTTAATGACCGTGCCGGATTTACCAGCCGTCAAAGTGTCATTCAAAATCCGATGCACCGCTTCAAAAAAGTCACTGTCACTTTCCCGTCCCAAACAATTCCGGACGATGTGCTCACCCATACGCCTCTCCAAAAGGCTTTGCTCAAAGCGATGCTCCTGATTGACAAAAATCTGCTTGCGTTCTCCTTTTAAGATATTTTCTTCCAAATGCTCCAGCCAGGCATAGCGGTTTAAAATCTCCCTCTCCTGATAGCATTTTTTATTGGCGGAAATACCGCCCAAAAGCATGAGTTCAATCCCGGTTTGCGACGACGCTGCCCAGCGGATAAACTCATAGGCTAAGTCTTTTTTCTTTGACTGACGGGCAACCCCTAACGCTCCGCCGCCTAAAAGAGGATTCCCGCCCGGCACGGTTGCATAGTCAACATTGCCGGCAATGGCCGTCTTGGCCTTGATAATCTCCGAGGCATGATGGATATAGGCGATTGTCATGGCGATTTCGCCGCGGGCAAACAGCCGGGCCGCTTCATTCCAACTGGCCGTACTGCCGCCCGGCGTATAATTCCTCGCTTCCCTCATGTTTTGCAGCGCCTGAAACGCCCGGCTCCAATCCATTTGCAAAAAGCCGGCCGCATCGTATGTCAGTTCACCATAGGACATCAAGCGCGGCAAAAACTCCGAAGCTGCCGACGAATTGTGCCCCAGCACCAGGCTGGTACCATACCGGGTCGGTGAAGCCGGCCGAAAGGCCTGCGTAAAAAAGCCGGCCAACCGGTTATACTCAGCAAAACTTTCCGGCACCTTTAATTTTTCCTTATAGGTTTCATAAAAAAAGCGTTCCTGCTGGCTGTCGGAGAAAATGTCCTTGCGATAAAACAAAAGCTGCACACTGATGTCAAAGGGCAGGGCATAAAAGACCTCGCCGACATGCGAATAATTTTTCGCCTGATTGTCAAAATAATCCGCTTCAATCCGCGCTTCGCTCTCGCCCAAATTGGCCAACGGCTCCAGCACCAGCGGTGCAAAATAAGGCAAATAAGAAACGTCCAGCCGAATCGCGTCATAGGCTTCCCGCTGCCGCAGCAAAGTGTCATGGATAATATCACCAAGCGGCTGATACTCAATTTCAACCGCGCAGCCGTACTGCTTTTCAAAATTAGGCAAAAGAAGCTCCAAGGCTTTGATGGCCGGTGTTTCCGATGTCAAGAGCCGAACTCGTTCTTTTTGAGCCGATTTTCTGAAAAAAGGCGGCTTGCGCTGCTCTTCGGCTGGGAAAATCTTGGAACATAAACTCTTTTGTTCCTCCAAACTTTGAATCATATGAATGGCTGCTTCCATTCCCAATTTCCGGTAATTTAATTCATACGAAAAAAAGCGCTCCGCCCGCTCCGGCTTCTGCGCCGCCAGGCAATAAACTTTCAGATCTTGCGTCCGGCCTAAAAAATGACTGATATGGTCAATCAGTTCGGCCGTTTCCTGAGAAAAGACCACAAAAGATAAGGCCTTTTCATTTTCACGAAACTGCTTGTAGATATCCTGATTAAAAAACTCCTGGCTGTCTAAAATCGTTTCCATCTGCTCTGGCCGGTACTCGGACAAAAGGCCGTCCGTCAGTTCCCGGCACAGCTTTTCTTCTCTGGCCTCACATAAAAGAATCAACTTTTCGGCGCCCGCCTGCCGCAGCGCCGCAGCCAAAGCCCGTCCGGCCTGCTCAAAAGAAAAGGTATAATAAGCACAATCCGGCCGCTCTTCCCGGCGGAGCAGAAAAAGCAGCTTAAACTTTTGGGCATCATAATATTTTTCCGGATTCAAAAACGATGTAACCGCTAAAACCCCGGCACAGCGATCCGCTCCGACCTGATTTAAAATCTGCTTTTCCTTATAGGCGTATCCGTCCGTCAAATACAGCTTCAAACTGTATGAAGTCTGCTCACAGGCTCTGGCGGCGGCACTGTAAATATGTGCGTAACGTTTTTCTGCAATATTGGGCAAAATGATGGCAATCACTCTTGAAACCGCGCTGCGCAGCATTTTCGCCTGTCCGTCAATTTGATACCCCAAATCTTTTGCGATTTTTTTAACAATTTCAATTTTTTCACTGCTGACGTTTCCCTTTTCATTCAGCACATTAGACACCGTGGCTTTGGATACCCCGGCTAATTTGGCAATATCTTTGATCGTCGGCATACAAGCTCCTTTATTTAATCCACTGCGGCCTTGTCAACAAGCTGGCCGTAAACTCCTCAACTACTTCCTTTTGCCTATTATCATACTCGGAATGATAAAACTCTCCCACTATTTCCTTTAATCTTTCCCAAGATCTTTTTTCTTCATTGGGAATAATCGGATAATAATAAACACCGTTGTCCCGCGCAGCTGTGTAATCGCCGATGGCATCGCCGATCATCAATATTTTCTCCGGCAGATAATGTGCTTTCAGCGCGGCAATGCAGCTTTTCTTACTGCCGCTTTCCTGGCCGCAAATTGCTTTTACATACTGCGCCATATTCGATTCTTCCCATTCCCGAAGCAAAGCCTCCTCGGCGGTGGCCGAAACCACTACGATATCCGCTTTTTCCGAAAGAGTGCGAATGGTATCCTCCGATTTGGGAAAAGGTTTCATGCCCCGAACCATAACGGTAATCCGGTCGTTGCAGTCATACGACCAGTCTAAAGCGATTTGATTGGCTTTTTCGCTTTGGTGCTGGGACAGGTTTTGATTATTCAGCTCAGAGTTTCCCTCCGCCCATTGCTTTAAAGCTGTCATATCCGGCAGCACCGCACCGATTTCTTTAACCTCCGGCCTTTGCTCCAGCAGTTCAATCACCTTAATCAGCGCCAAAAAGCGGTTAATGCCGCGATCCGTCGAATACAAATTAACATAGTCCCACGCTTCCCGGACATATTTGGAAATCGGCTGCAAATCCCATTTTTCAACCGTTGCCGGGCAAAAGCATTCCTTATGCTTAATTTCCATGGTATCAAACACACAACCGTCCGAATCAATACAAACCAAAAACTCTTTTTCCGGCTTATAGCCTTTTAATCCCATTTGTGCCATGTTATCCCTCCAATACCTGATTGATTGCCGCTGCTACTCCGTTTTCCTGACAGGGTAAAGTCACACTGTCCGCGTCCTGTTTAATCCAGTCGGGTGCGTTGCCCATCGCCACGCCCCAGCCCAGCCAGCGAATCAACTCGACATCGCTGCTGCTGTCGCCGATAATCATCGCTTCTTCCGGTAAAATGTTCAAATGCCGGAGCAAAACCTGCACCGCTTCTTTTTTGCAGATAGCAGCCGCCGAAAACTCCAGATCCGGGCCCACGCCCTCATTGGTATGCCGAATCGCACCGGTCGCATTTAAGCGCTGATAGATGTCCGCCTGCAAGGCCTCCGCCATACCATAGATATTGACTTTATTAATTTCCAAACCATTTTCTTTAAAATATCGGGACAGGCAATCCACGCCTAACCCGCGCTTTTGCTCCAAATACCAGACATGATGCGCCGGCACCGGATAATTTTTCCAGTTCTGCCAAATCTCTTTTTCCATATAAATCGTATTGGCCGCCGCCACCTCACAGTAAATCCCTTTATTTTCAATGATTTCTAAAATCTCAACCGATTTTTCCACCGAAATCAGGTTTTGATAAAGGCTTTTCGGGGCGGAGCCGGTCAGATCCAGGACCCGGCCGCCATGGCAGGTAACGGCATATTCAATCCCCTTGATATTTTCCAGATCCGCCGGGAACATATCCAGTACCCGACCGGTACAGGGGATGACCTTGATTCCCCGTTGCAGCGCATTTTGGATGGCCGCCTGATTTTCCGGCGAAATATTGATTTTATTCGGCTTTAGCGTTGTTCCGTCCAAATCGAGTAAAATTGCTTTGATTGTCATGTTTTTCCTCCTGTTATCGAGTGCGGTTATTTCAAACCGCTTTTATCCCTATTTACAAGCTTAATTGCCGGCGGTAATGCTGCAAATACCTGTCTGCATAATCAGTTTGAACATAATTGGGCTTTAATCCCAGGAGAAAGCCCCAGCCTTTCTCCGGTTCCCGCAAAGACAGTGCATCGTTATGGCCATTATTGCGGCTGACATTGAGGGCATTTATCCACACCCCGGCCGTCTCCTTTAAGGACACAATCGTCTCCGGCTGAATCAGCGGCTCTGCATCATCAAAAAAGGACAGCTCCCACAGCTTGGGCGCCAGTCTTTCTTTCATTTCCGGCAGCACAGCCATATCCTTGTTAAAAATTTTATGCATATACAGAAACTGAGAGTCAGCACTGCGCAAAAACGCCGCCGCTTCGTCAATTTCCGCATTTGATTTGACAATTGCCTGATGAAAGGCATTTTCTTTGCGCAAAATAAAATGCAGCTTTTCCCGATATTCCCAGCCCTTATCAATATTAAACAGTGCCCGATCTTTAAATGCCCTTAATAACTCGCTTAATTCCGGTACCATATCCTGCGTTGGGGTTTTGCTTTCGCCCGATCCTTTATACAAACGGGCTTTCTTGATCTCCGCCAGCGTTAAATCGCAAATATTGCCCTCCAGGCCGGTCATTCGCGTCAGGCTTTCATCGTGGCTTAAAATCAGATAGCCGTCTTTCGTTTCCCGCAGGTCAATCTCAATAAACAAAAGCCCTTGCCGAATACAGGCCTCTACGGCAGAGAGCGAGTTTTCCGGTTCTTTTTCCTCGGCACTATACAGTGCCCGATGTGCCACCGGATAACCTAAATGGGCACCCGCCCGCAGTTTTTGTAAAAAATCGGTATAATTTTTCATCCGCTTCTCCTCTTACTTTTCTTTGAGCCATAGGCAAACTTAGCGGCAACACTGCTGATAATCATAATCACCACCGCAAAAACAAAGGTCAGCATCTTGCTTTCGGCACCGGCATTGGGATCAGTCGCACTCCGGATCACAACGCCCAGCGGCTGATACAGCGGATGGAATAAGAAGACCGACAGTTCATAATCGCCCAGCAGACTGACAAAATTAATCAGGCCCACCGAAATCGTCGCCGGCAGCACAATCGGTAAAATAATCCGGAAAAAGGTAACCGGAGCGGAAATGCCTAAGTTTTTGGCCGCTTCTTCCAAAGAATTATCCACACCATAATAGGCCGCCTTAATCATCCGTAGCGTAAACGGTGTTTTTACGATGATATAACCAATCAACATGATCACGGTCGTGCCGGTTAAAATCTGATTGGCCAAAATCGGCCGGGCCACGTCATACGTCATAACCAGACCCAAGGCAATCATCGTGCTCGGCAAAAACCAGGGAATATGCAGCACATACTCTAACAGGCTGACCGCCCAATGTTTTTTCTTTTGAATCAGGCGTCCGGCTAAAAGCATCAGAGCCGCAGCAATCAGAACAGCCACCCCGGAGTATAAAATACTGACTAAAATCGGCCGGAAAACATAAGGGTCGGAAAATACCCGGCGGTAATTATCCAGCGTAAAATCCTGTATTTTCCCGGCATACAGGCTGTTTACCTTCATAAAAGAAAAGAGGATAACCATCACGATCGGCGCCACATAAATCAGTCCTAAAAGATAGGCCAAAATATGGACAATCACATTGACCACCGGATTTTGGATTTTTTGTTTTTTCAGCCGGGTCTTAACCTTCGACACCGACATATAGTTGCCTTTGCGCTCAATATAGTTTAGAGTAAAAATCAAAGCCATCGTAACTAAGCCCAATATCATCGCCATAATCGCCGCATAATGACGATTGCTTAAGGTTTGCGAAAAGCTTAAAATCAGCGGGTTAATGGTTTGAAACTTTTCTCCGCCCAAAATCAGCGGTGCGGCCATGGCGTTAAAGCCGAACAGGAAAATTAAAATCGTGGCCGCAAATAAAGTCGGCCGCAAGGTCGGCAGCACGATTTTCCATAAAATATTAAACTGTGACACGCCCATACTCTGCGCTGCTTCTATGGTTTGATTGTCAATTGAACGAATCGAGTTGGTTAAAAACATCAAATGATTGGTCGTCCGGCTGAAGGTCAGGACAAAGACCACCGCCAAATAGCCGCTGAACCATTCCCGGTTGATATCAAACAGTCCCGCCAAAGCATTGGTAAAAATTCCTTCCGAGCCGTACATAAACTTATACGCCGTCACCATCACAATGCTGCCGCAAATAAATGTCGTCAGATAGCACAGCCTTAGGATTTTAGCGCCCTTAATCTCAAAATACTCGGTCACCAGCACGATAAACACGCCAACCACATTAACCGTGACCGACAGGCTGACCGCCAGCAGGAGCGAATTGCGGAAACTCATCATCGCTCTTTTGGAATTAAAAATTTTACTGAAGGCATCAAAGCTAAAGCCGTTTTTGCCGATAAACGAGCTTTTTAGAACATTAAAGTTCGGATAAAGCAGAAAGGCCGTTACCGCCCAAATAATAAGGAGCGATATGACCGCCATTTGGATATATTTCCTGACCCGATAGCTGTCTAATTTTCCTTTATTTTCCATTTCGCCCTCCTGCCTTAATACTGCAAAATGTCTCGCGGATCAATATATACTTTAACCACGTCGCCGGCTAAGTAGTCATAGCTGCCGTTTTCCTTTTCAATGTTATAAATCGCTTCATTTTCTATCTGAAAAGTATATTTGGAATAAACGCCGTAATATTCGACCGCCGAAACCACCGCTTCCAGTTCCGCCACATTGCCCTGCGGCCGATGGGTACTGACCCGGTTGGTGCGGATATAACTTTTCTTCTCCAGATTCAGCTCTGCACCCGTTTGCCGGTTAATTTCCTTGAGGAGCGATGGTGTGACCAAATTGGCATCACCGATAAAGTTACAGACAAACTCGGTCTTAGAATGATTATAAATCTCTTTGGGCGTACCGACCTGCTCAACAAAGCCGTTATTAAATACAGCCAGTCTGTCTGACAGCGTCAACGCCTCTTCCTGGTCATGGGTAACATAAATAACGGTAATACCAAAGTCAGTCTGTAATTTTTTCAACTCCAGACGCAGCTGTTTGCGGAGCTTGGCATCAAGGTTAGAAAGCGGCTCATCCAGCGCCAGAATCTTCGGCGACAAAGCCAAGGCTCTGGCAATTGCCACCCGCTGCTGCTGCCCGCCGGATAATTCATCCACTCTTTTTTTGAGCTGCTGCGGCGTCAGGTTCACAATCGCCGCCATTTTATTGAGTGTTTGTTCAATTTCGTCCTTTGGCTTTTTCCTTTGTTTGAGGGCAAACACAATATTTTCTTCCACGCTCATCGTCGGAAACAGAGCATAGCTTTGAAAAACCATGCCGATTTCCCTTTTTTCAATCGGCTTATGCGTAATATCCTGGTCGTCAACAAAAATCTTCCCTTTGCTGGGCACATTAAAGCCAACCAGCGCCCGCAAAGTCGTCGTTTTGCCGCAGCCGGACGGCCCCAAAAAGGTAAAAAACTCACCTTCCCCGATTTCCAAGTTTAAATCATGGATTGCCACAAAATCCTGATATCTGATTTCCACATCCTGAAATTGAATCATTGCTTTCTCCTTCTCCTTAAATTTATGAGGAAGAAATACTTCTTCCTCATAAACTGATTCTCTTATTTTCAACTTTTCGATGTTTAGTCCGCCTTATTCTAAAATTTCCAGTTCGATTTTGGAAATCCAATCCTCAATGTGCTCGCTGACAAACTCCCAGTCAATATCCTGCGCTTTCATGTTCTTGCTCAATTCTTTCATCGCATCAGTTGCCTGCTCAACAGCTTCTTTATTGGCCGGCAGAATTCCGAACTGCTGCGCGTACCGTCCGATGGTGTCGCCGCCGCAAAGCCAATTGGCAAAGCGCTCCGCTTCTTCTGTCTTTTTGGTGTCACTCTTTTTGACAATACCGATGTGGTTGGTGTTACTGGGTAGACCGATGGCCGGCGTAATCACCAAAGGATTGTGATGGAAAGCATCGGCCTTATTCTTTAAACCACTGGCAAAAGTAAAGGTAATCGGCACCTTACCCTTGGCCATATTTTCAAAGTCATTTTCCCCTTCCGGTGTGCGGTAGCCATATTTAAAGTATTGCCGCAGCGCTTCCCAGCCTTCATCTGAGATGCCCGTTTCCGAATCTTTATCCAAATAGCGGACTAAAATACCGGATAAAATCGCCCGATTGGTCGTACCTTCAAACTTAGCCGGTACAGCGTATTTGCCATGGAATTCTTCCTTTTCCCACAAATCCGGATAATCTTTCGGTGCGGTCTCGGCCGTATACAGCTCCGAGTTCGCCAGCATGATCTTAGGCTGAACTTCATACGGATAGCTGAGGCCATCCTTCGTATACTCGGTGCCTTCGACTTGATCCACCCAAGTCGGTGTCCACTGCATTAAAATATCTTCTTTTTTCATCGAATTAAACTGTGCCTCGGACGGTCCCCAAACCACATCCGCAATCGGCTGATTCTTTTCCGAAATCACTCTGGCCGTCAGCTTGCCGCCGCCCAGTTCAACCACTTCCACGTCAAAACCGGCTTTGGCCGCTTCTTCTCTGACCCATTCCTTACGCCCGTCCGAACCGTTATTGGTATACAGTACAATCTTCTCGCCGGTCGGCTTGCTGTCTGCTTCTTTTTTCTCTTCGGCCGGTTTTTCTGCCGGCTTTTCCGCCGTTTGCTCCTGCTTGGTTTCGGTGCTCTGCTGCGTTTCTTCCTTTGGCTTTTCTTCTTTCTGCCCCGTAGACGTGCAGCCCATCATCCCCGCCGCAAGTAAAAACGCCAGAATCGTAACCCCTATCTTTCGTTTCATGATACCTTATTTCCTCCCTGCATTGTCAAATGGTTTTTGCGGATTTATTTTTGTCAAAACAATCCTCGTTCTCTTTCTTCTGCAAAAAATCGGCCTTTCTCTGCTTTCCGGTACGGCACAGCAAAATCTTTTCTGCTTTTCCTTCGCCCAACTAACTTTGATGTTAGCGAATCGCCGAAAATTATCCTGCTGATCACCAAGAACGGCTTTTCTTTCACCCGAAAAAAGTTAAACTTTTGATAAAAGAATCATAACATAAAAATTAGAACGTGTCAATATGAAATTGAAACGTTCTAATTTTGATTTCCCCTTGATTTCCCCTTGATTTCCCCCTTTCACTTTAGCCTGATTTTTCAACTAAAGTCTAAAATTCAAGAGCTGCCCTTGAAAGAACAAAGGTTAAAACTTATCGCCCGGACTTCTTCTTCCGGTAGAAAACTTTTTCCCGAACTGGACTTTTTATATTTTTTTGATTATAATAGGATTGTATTTTTAAACGGCATTGATTTGCTTTTCCGTTGTTTTGCCGCTGTTCGTACTTTTCTCAGCTAAAGGAAAAAGCATTTCACTTTTCAGAAAAACAGTTTGTTCTTACCGGTTTCATCCTCTGTTTTTCCTGTCAAATAAGGAGAATTTAACATGAAATCTTTAAAAACCAAGCTACTTTTATCCTCTTTGCTGCCGGTCATTTTTATGTCGGCCGTGACGCTGATTGTTTTGCTTTTGGCCAATAACGCCAGAGCTCAGGCCAATCAGCAAGACATGAAAACCAGACTTTACCGTGATTATAACGCCCGGTTGGAAACCGCAATGGATCTGGCACTGGATTCCGTTGCCTTTTTTTATCAGGAATATCGCCAGAACCGAATCAGCGAACCGGCTGCACAGGAAATGGCCAAGCAGGCAATTAAAGAAATGCGTTACAACACGGACAGCTATTTCTGGATTGATGATACCGACGGCAATTTAGTAATTCATCCCTATTTAGCCGAAGGGCAAAACCGGATAACCGATGGAAGCGATGCAGGAAGCCGAATCCTGCAAAACATTCTGGCCGCCGCCGCTAATCCGAACGGCGGTTTTACCGAATTTGAAAGAGAAAGGCCGGAAAACGCCGGTACCGGCAAGCTAAGCTCTATTCGTATTTTTTCCAAAAGCTTTCCCGCCTGGAACTGGGTCGTTTCTACCGGCAATTATACTGATTCCCTGGAACAAAGCTTAGCCGAAAAAACTGCCGCCGAACAGGAACATACTGTCAGGAACCTAACTATTATCGCTGTCTGTGCTGGCATTGCTATCCTGATTTATATTCTCCTGTTCCTGAACATCAGCAAAAATATTCTGAAACCGGTCAATACCATGATTTTGTCCCTGACGGAAAACGAAAACGGCCGCTTCCCGCTGGAGGTTGAGCCCATTACCACTGCCTCCAAAGACGAGATCGGCCGCCTGACAATGGCAGTCAATGCCTTTTTACAGAAAATAAAAGAAGCCATCGCCGAAGCCAATTCCGACTCCGAACTGATGGCTCAAACCGCTAAAAATATTAACGGCATGATTGATTTACTGTCCGAGCCATCTATGCAAGTAGATTCCGCAGCCAAAGAAACTGCCGTAGCCGAAGCCCCCGCGCAAGCAGCCGCTTCTACGGTGGCTCAGGCCGAACTGGCTGCACTCCTGGGACAGGACAGCTCTTATGTTGACGAAACCGATGCTCCGATTGCCATTCAAAACATAGGTGAACTCGCCGATGCAAACGGGGAGATTTTAGCCGCCGATTTGCTGACCGACGCAGAAAAATCCGCTTTTCGGATTCAGCAAATTTCCGAATCGGTCAGAAAAAGCGGAGAAAGCGCAATGGATATTGAAAAAGCCAGCAATATGCTGGATTCGATTGCCGCCCAAACCAATTTCCTGGCCTTAAACGCATCCATCGAAGCTTCCCGCGCCGGAGAATCCGGTCAGGGCTTTGCCGATGTAGCGAATGAAATCCGCAAGCTGACCGAACAATCCAATAGCTTTACCGGTGAAATCCGGCGAATCATCGGCGAACTGAAAGCCGATTCGCAAAATACCGCCGGTTCAGTCGCCGAAGTCGATCAGGTTGTTTTTACCCAATCAAAATATATCAATAGAACCGAGCAGAAGTTTCAGTCGATTGCCCAAGCCTTTGGCGCATTGGAATCCTCGGTCGACACTCTAAAAAACTCTTTTGACACGATTAACACCAATACCAGAGAGATTAAAAAAGCGTTACTTTCCTTATCCGGCACTCCCTATGACGATGCCGACAATGTCATTGATGCTCCGGCTACGGTTCAGCATCAGGTTTCCCTGTTGTCCGAACTGACGGAGGAAAGCCAGCGACTAATCGCCACTGCAGAAAGCCTGAAAGCTCGACTGGCAATTTTCAAACTTTAATCCAGCCTTTAATCCAGCTGCCATAAACGGCAGGCATTTTGCCAGGTAACCCGCTCAATCTCCTGCGGCGAAAGCATTTTAATGGCTGCCAGCCTGTCAACCACATAAGAAAGCAGCGAAGAATCATTGCGACGCCCTCTATACGGCTCCGGAGTCAAATAGGGAGCGTCGGTTTCTAAAACAATATGTTCCAGCCCAATCCGTTCTGCTACCTCCACTAATTTTTTCCCGTTTTTAAAGGTCAGTACGCCGCCAATGCCGATAAAAAATCCGGCCTTGACATACTCCGCCGCCATTTCTGCACTGCCTGAGTACGCATGAATAACGCCGCCGCTGACCTCGCCGATGCCGGAATCCATTAAAATATCAAAGGTTTCCTGCGCCGCTTCCCGGCTGTGAATACTGACCGGCAGTCTTAACTGCTTGGCCAGCTCCAGCT of Lachnospiraceae bacterium oral taxon 500 contains these proteins:
- a CDS encoding haloacid dehalogenase — encoded protein: MAQMGLKGYKPEKEFLVCIDSDGCVFDTMEIKHKECFCPATVEKWDLQPISKYVREAWDYVNLYSTDRGINRFLALIKVIELLEQRPEVKEIGAVLPDMTALKQWAEGNSELNNQNLSQHQSEKANQIALDWSYDCNDRITVMVRGMKPFPKSEDTIRTLSEKADIVVVSATAEEALLREWEESNMAQYVKAICGQESGSKKSCIAALKAHYLPEKILMIGDAIGDYTAARDNGVYYYPIIPNEEKRSWERLKEIVGEFYHSEYDNRQKEVVEEFTASLLTRPQWIK
- a CDS encoding iron ABC transporter permease, producing the protein MENKGKLDSYRVRKYIQMAVISLLIIWAVTAFLLYPNFNVLKSSFIGKNGFSFDAFSKIFNSKRAMMSFRNSLLLAVSLSVTVNVVGVFIVLVTEYFEIKGAKILRLCYLTTFICGSIVMVTAYKFMYGSEGIFTNALAGLFDINREWFSGYLAVVFVLTFSRTTNHLMFLTNSIRSIDNQTIEAAQSMGVSQFNILWKIVLPTLRPTLFAATILIFLFGFNAMAAPLILGGEKFQTINPLILSFSQTLSNRHYAAIMAMILGLVTMALIFTLNYIERKGNYMSVSKVKTRLKKQKIQNPVVNVIVHILAYLLGLIYVAPIVMVILFSFMKVNSLYAGKIQDFTLDNYRRVFSDPYVFRPILVSILYSGVAVLIAAALMLLAGRLIQKKKHWAVSLLEYVLHIPWFLPSTMIALGLVMTYDVARPILANQILTGTTVIMLIGYIIVKTPFTLRMIKAAYYGVDNSLEEAAKNLGISAPVTFFRIILPIVLPATISVGLINFVSLLGDYELSVFLFHPLYQPLGVVIRSATDPNAGAESKMLTFVFAVVIMIISSVAAKFAYGSKKSKRRSG
- a CDS encoding ABC transporter ATP-binding protein, with protein sequence MIQFQDVEIRYQDFVAIHDLNLEIGEGEFFTFLGPSGCGKTTTLRALVGFNVPSKGKIFVDDQDITHKPIEKREIGMVFQSYALFPTMSVEENIVFALKQRKKPKDEIEQTLNKMAAIVNLTPQQLKKRVDELSGGQQQRVAIARALALSPKILALDEPLSNLDAKLRKQLRLELKKLQTDFGITVIYVTHDQEEALTLSDRLAVFNNGFVEQVGTPKEIYNHSKTEFVCNFIGDANLVTPSLLKEINRQTGAELNLEKKSYIRTNRVSTHRPQGNVAELEAVVSAVEYYGVYSKYTFQIENEAIYNIEKENGSYDYLAGDVVKVYIDPRDILQY
- a CDS encoding ABC transporter substrate-binding protein; translated protein: MKRKIGVTILAFLLAAGMMGCTSTGQKEEKPKEETQQSTETKQEQTAEKPAEKPAEEKKEADSKPTGEKIVLYTNNGSDGRKEWVREEAAKAGFDVEVVELGGGKLTARVISEKNQPIADVVWGPSEAQFNSMKKEDILMQWTPTWVDQVEGTEYTKDGLSYPYEVQPKIMLANSELYTAETAPKDYPDLWEKEEFHGKYAVPAKFEGTTNRAILSGILVRYLDKDSETGISDEGWEALRQYFKYGYRTPEGENDFENMAKGKVPITFTFASGLKNKADAFHHNPLVITPAIGLPSNTNHIGIVKKSDTKKTEEAERFANWLCGGDTIGRYAQQFGILPANKEAVEQATDAMKELSKNMKAQDIDWEFVSEHIEDWISKIELEILE
- a CDS encoding hydrolase TatD, whose product is MIFDTHAHYDDEEFQPDREAVLRGLKAKNVGAVVNIGTDLKTSRYSIELCKRYDFMYTTIGVHPHEVKDMREDDLEYLLMMAGYPKVVGIGEIGLDYHYDFSPRPAQRLWFRSQLELAKQLRLPVSIHSREAAQETFDILMDSGIGEVSGGVIHAYSGSAEMAAEYVKAGFFIGIGGVLTFKNGKKLVEVAERIGLEHIVLETDAPYLTPEPYRGRRNDSSLLSYVVDRLAAIKMLSPQEIERVTWQNACRLWQLD